From Theileria orientalis strain Shintoku DNA, chromosome 4, complete genome, the proteins below share one genomic window:
- a CDS encoding tRNA 3' processing endoribonuclease, translating to MSYVQTIGWDDYFVPPSLQLFSDGCYFIFNCGENSQRLSICINKFIYRFRLSNKLGLAKIRYIFLTNLSAHSFNGLPSFILSLDGCNTSHVTIFGPTPIKKVLDELLNTFHELKIEVTVHEIEGTEKLQLVKSHSVTISGLFYHSKSNSNFTVHPIHANNVGYLVEFDDVPGIFNPELAKEYGVLKGPDFGRLKRGFDVTLPDGSVLKSNQVCEDPTPGNQILILDHKEDLSLMAHVDYSDCLSKELDEIQSDPSDTIELDFSLEGPKLTFLGTGCSVPSVYRNVSAILVQVYENHSILLDSGEGTVLQILYTCTDFDEFVRKILSIKIVFISHSHADHHLGLYYILALQKKFKKDRSESTLVICSDVVLTWLETYNDNICKLDYKFMILTEDTETVIPLDKSQIRLVLFKVDHIFDSFGIRLSHEEVGSIVYSGDTRPCENLMAHSENADILIHEATFTDDYSENAIKTLHTTISEAVDIGWPLRINVTFRRQVRCPEPVCHTLQPEIPNR from the exons ATGAGCTATGTGCAGACCATTGGATGGGATGATTACTTTGTTCCCCCGTCCTTACAGTTGTTTTCGGATGGATGTTACTTCATATTCAACTGTGGAGAAAACTCGCAAAGGTTAAGCATATgcataaacaaatttatctACAGGTTCCGGCTATCTAACAAGCTGGGATTAGCTAAGATTCGGTACATATTTCTGACGAACTTAAGTGCGCACTCGTTCAATGGGCTTCCCAGTTTCATACTGTCCCTGGATGGCTGTAATACTTCTCACGTTACGATTTTTGGGCCGACTCCCATAAAGAAAGTATTAGatgagctgctgaacacgTTTCATGAGCT CAAAATTGAGGTTACCGTTCACGAGATTGAAGGAACAGAGAAGCTTCAACTGGTGAAATCGCACTCTGTAACAATCTCAGGACTATTCTACCACTCGAAATCAAACTCTAACTTTACTGTTCATCCTATCCATGCCAACAATGTTGGATACCTAGTGGAGTTTGACGACGTGCCGGGCATATTTAATCCTGAGCTTGCAAAGGAGTATGGA GTGCTCAAGGGTCCAGATTTTGGAAGGCTAAAAAGGGGCTTTGACGTTACTCTCCCAGACGGATCTGTATTAAAGTCCAATCAAGTCTGCGAGGACCCGACTCCTGGAAaccaaatattaattttggACCATAAAGAGGACTTGAGTTTAATG GCCCACGTTGACTACTCGGATTGTTTAAGCAAAGAGTTGGATGAG ATCCAGTCTGATCCCTCGGATACCATAGAACTCGATTTTAGTTTGGAGGGCCCTAAATTGACATTTCTGGGCACCGGCTGTTCAGTTCCGTCTGTGTATCGCAACGTTTCTGCCATCTTAGTGCAAGTTTATGAAAACCACT CTATACTTTTGGACTCTGGTGAAGGGACTGTGCTACAGATACTTTACACCTGTACCGATTTTGATGAGTTTGTGAGAAAAATACTGTCAATAAA GATCGTGTTCATATCGCATAGTCATGCCGACCATCACCTGGGCCTGTATTACATTTTAGCACTTCagaaaaaatttaaaaaggatCGATCAGAGTCAACATTGGTAATATGTTCGGATGTAGTTCTG ACATGGCTCGAAACGTACAACGACAACATATGTAAACTAGACTATAAGTTTATGATTCTAACTGAGGACACTGAGACTGTGATCCCACTTGATAAAAGCCAAATTAGATTAGTGCTCTTCAAA GTGGACCACATCTTCGACTCATTTGGAATCAGGCTCAGCCACGAGGAGGTTGGGTCCATAGTTTACTCTGGAGACACAAGGCCTTGCGAAAACCTTATGGCGCACTCGGAGAACGCCGATATCTTAATTCACGAAG CTACGTTTACTGACGACTACTCTGAGAACGCGATAAAGACGTTGCATACTACCATTTCTGAGGCGGTGGATATAGGTTGGCCACTTAGGATAAACGTCACGTTTAGGCGCCAAGTGCGGTGTCCGGAGCCTGTTTGTCACACACTTCAGCCAGAGATTCCAAACCGTTAG
- a CDS encoding serine/threonine protein phosphatase 2C: MDMTFNSTSNAQTSLVQPTIQITHPVDYEDYGTFAVSAHTEIGSRKTQEDRLIIVPKMNPEKYDISFFGVFDGTVGDFSSDTIQKIIIKHLTESPQWEKLINALENGGDIVTCAYDAMFRMYKSADEELLGLCARFSHDYASSTSVTVLMVNQYIVVGHLV, translated from the exons ATGGATATGACTTTTAATTCGACTTCAAACGCCCAAACTTCATTGGTTCAACCCACAATCCAAATCACCCACCCAGTAGATTATGAGGATTACGGCACTTTTGCGGTTTCGGCCCACACAGAAATAG GAAGTCGCAAAACACAGGAGGATAGACTAATCATTGTACCAAAAATGAACCCGGAAAAATACGACATTTCATTCTTTGGCGTTTTTGATGGCACCGTAGGAGATTTCTCCTCAGACACAATCCAGAAGATTATAATCAAGCACCTCACGGAATCACCTCAGTGGGAAAAGCTGATTAACGCGCTGGAAAACGGAGGAGATATTGTAACCTGCGCATACGATGCCATGTTTAGAATGTATAAGTCAGCagacgaggagctgctcGGACTGTGCGCACGCTTCTCACACGACTACGCCTCGAGCACAAGCGTGACAGTACTGATGGTCAACCAGTACATCGTAGTGGGACACCTGGTATGA
- a CDS encoding chromosome segregation protein, which translates to MYIEYVILDGFKSYSTRTVIGPLDPHFNAVTGLNGSGKSNVLDSLCFVFGISDLSTVRATKLDELIYKQGQAGITRASVTIIINNNQPNSPLMHPYNTMKEITITRQIAIGGKNRYFINNHPATPKNIFDFYNTARMNINNARFLIMQGRVTKVVNMKPKELLELIEEASGTRIYENKKTVALRLIKRKDEKMQEIEKIIKDDISPMMQKLKSDKDDFLKYSNVKDEYDRLKKIQAYLQYSYYKESMEKLEESYRSKKDEMENNLKSVKDMDQLIKSMSEKLEQEQKTLSSTQKQVEAYNLRVDTVNKAISKLKSNKKITEKDYKELLDAMEETSKEIETHTASLSEFGQVDAFNEFAKKVELDRKKLKELQQLANTGGKVGQMSQLKSKLSSCISELENSERVVAHLEQEIRKNELKLKEYNESKSSYDAKMEEINERKSQLGRRIQQINKQLAEHGQGDVVADLQGKLRKMREKRERLEQELCMNEQELKKHRVQVKTVGDATGYHGQIFDVLGLNELGISYSVPIHVLVGYKLSYLVAMNSKHAKSLFKLNNFASSSKKVTIVPLEDIKVNYLLTEEDLRQIKATLSVGKEDERRVLGYWEVFEYEEKFRKLAQYVSGNCVFCNKDSDAKSIAYSKELRKRFATATLQGDRYDTSGTMSGGGNKYLNETLKTVSMLRSAQRELEEADREVSKLNDQLAQCKSMTDELYDLKSKHELCTSDLLSLQMRLKGGEYYTVLERINSSKAQLETKMSRMSELREKREQYEQELASLSKSNEGDLEGKIKLIKESLKKASVQLELLKEQNLKKSTLEHQINSNKQELENKKMQKQSLEEMKMSQEEEIKQKEEELKKLKKELEGENSNLSSVQSVIEKTIKDKEKLASSVDEMNLSIKQLEYDLETCEKDINEYQVKMAKLEIENPYVVSPDPELLEGAHLSSRTSIMDSHRTTSSNRESSRSSRNENTGESAPDGSGRLDPGKETSREGPTMGMARSDSNQGEGSRSNSRRDSLKDSSRRETSRDSSRREQGNVKRDLAHVNAKLERLQKLKEKLSRRINQKAQQMYDNIQHEYNDLINKMSKVQNDRNKIEKTIEQLDRKKQQSINEIFTKVNDHFAKIFSLLLNNATCKLVPADSKDINSGILMKICFNNVWKNSLSELSGGQRSLLALSLILAMLKVKPAPVYILDEIDAALDLSHTQNIGKMVKQQFQYSQFIIISLKEGMFSNANTLFKVKFLNGHSVISRHTSSAAAGGAASNAVLTNGATNTLETGGADGVSEHDRNGLNDARGVNHGSSQNGEVHHTRKKSKKK; encoded by the exons atgtatattgaATATGTGATACTGGATGGGTTCAAAAGCTACTCCACAAGAACAGTAATAGGTCCTCTAGATCCACACTTTAATGCCGTCACGGGGTTGAACGGGAGTGGGAAGTCGAATGTTTTGGATAGCCTGTGCTTCGTGTTTGGAATTTCAGACCTGTCGACAGTGAGAGCGACGAAGTTAGACGAACTGATCTATAAGCAGGGGCAAGCTGGTATAACGAGAGCATCAGTGACCATAATCATAAACAATAACCAGCCGAACTCGCCACTTATGCACCCGTACAACACAATGAAggaaataacaataacgCGTCAAATAGCAATAGGAGGAAAAAATAGGTACTTTATAAACAACCACCCTGCGACGCCGAAGAACATTTTCGACTTCTACAACACAGCAAGAATGAACATAAACAACGCAAGGTTCCTTATAATGCAGGGAAGAGTAACGAAAGTGGTAAACATGAAGCCGAAGGAGTTGCTGGAGCTGATAGAGGAAGCAAGCGGAACGAGAATATACGAAAACAAGAAGACAGTGGCACTGAGGTTGATAAAGAGGAAGGACGAGAAGATGCAGGAGATAGAAAAAATCATAAAGGACGATATATCGCCAATGAtgcagaagctgaagagcgaCAAGGATGATTTCCTGAAGTACAGTAACGTTAAGGACGAGTACGACCGCTTGAAGAAAATACAGGCGTACCTGCAATACAGCTATTACAAGGAGTCGATGGAGAAGTTGGAGGAAAGTTACAGGAGTAAAAAGGATGAAATGGAAAATAACCTGAAGTCAGTGAAGGACATGGATCAGCTGATCAAAAGTATGAGTGAGAAGCTGGAACAGGAGCAGAAGACATTGAGTTCGACACAGAAACAAGTGGAAGCGTACAACTTGAGAGTAGATACAGTGAATAAAGCAATATCGAAGCTGAAAAGTAACAAGAAAATCACGGAAAAGGACTACAAGGAGTTGTTGGACGCAATGGAGGAGACGTCGAAGGAGATAGAAACGCACACAGCAAGTTTGAGCGAGTTTGGACAAGTGGACGCATTCAACGAGTTCGCAAAAAAGGTGGAATTGGATAgaaagaagctgaaggaactACAGCAGTTGGCGAATACAGGAGGGAAGGTGGGCCAGATGAGTCAGCTTAAGTCGAAGCTGTCGTCGTGCATATCGGAATTGGAGAACTCGGAAAGAGTAGTGGCGCACCTGGAGCAGGAGATAAGGAAGAATGAGTTGAAATTGAAGGAGTACAACGAGTCGAAGAGTAGCTACGACGCGAAGATGGAGGAGATCAACGAGAGGAAATCGCAACTGGGGAGAAGaatacaacaaataaacaagcAGCTGGCAGAGCACGGCCAGGGAGACGTGGTGGCGGATCTGCAGGGAAAACTGCGGAAGATGAGGGAGAAGAGAGAGAGGCTGGAGCAGGAGCTGTGCATGAACGAGCAGGAACTGAAGAAGCACAGAGTGCAGGTGAAGACGGTAGGAGATGCGACCGGGTACCACGGGCAGATCTTCGACGTATTGGGCCTGAATGAGCTAGGAATTAGCTACTCAGTGCCAATACACGTGTTGGTGGGCTATAAGCTGAGTTACCTGGTGGCAATGAACTCGAAGCACGCGAAGAGCCTGTTCAAGCTGAATAACTTCGCAAGCAGCAGCAAGAAGGTGACGATAGTGCCGCTGGAAGACATCAAGGTTAACTACCTGCTGacggaggaggacctgagGCAGATAAAGGCAACTTTGAGCGTGGGAAAGGAAGATGAGAGGAGAGTGCTGGGCTACTGGGAAGTGTTCGAGTACGAAGAAAAGTTCAGGAAGCTGGCGCAGTACGTGAGCGGAAACTGCGTCTTCTGCAACAAGGACAGCGACGCGAAGAGCATAGCGTACTCGAAGGAGCTCAGAAAGAGGTTCGCAACGGCGACGCTGCAGGGAGACAGGTACGACACGTCAGGAACGATGTCAGGAGGAGGGAACAAGTACCTCAACGAGACGCTGAAGACAGTGTCGATGTTGAGGAGCGCCCAGAGAGAGTTAGAGGAAGCAGACAGAGAGGTGTCGAAGCTGAATGACCAGCTGGCACAGTGTAAGAGTATGACGGATGAACTATACGACCTGAAGAGTAAGCACGAGTTGTGCACCTCAGACCTGTTGAGTCTGCAGATGAGGCTGAAGGGAGGAGAGTACTACACAGTGCTGGAGAGAATCAACAGCAGTAAGGCGCAGCTGGAGACGAAGATGAGCAGAATGAGTGAGCTGAGGGAGAAGAGAGAGCAGTACGAGCAGGAGCTGGCAAGTCTGTCGAAGAGTAACGAGGGAGACCTGGAGGGAAAGATTAAGCTGATAAAGGAGAGTCTGAAGAAGGCAAGTGTCcagctggagctgctgaaggagcagaaC CTGAAAAAGAGCACGCTGGAGCACCAAATAAACTCGAACAagcaggagctggaaaatAAGAAGATGCAGAAGCAGTCGCTGGAGGAAATGAAGATGAGCCAAGAAGAGGAAATAAAgcaaaaagaagaagagctGAAGAaactgaagaaggagctcgAGGGAGAAAACAGTAACCTGAGCAGCGTGCAGAGCGTAATAGAAAAGACGATTAAGGATAAGGAAAAGCTGGCCTCGAGCGTGGATGAGATGAACCTGTCGATAAAGCAGCTGGAGTATGACCTGGAGACGTGCGAAAAGGACATCAACGAGTACCAGGTTAAGATGGCGAAGCTGGAAATCGAGAACCCGTACGTGGTCTCGCCGGACCCGGAGCTGTTAGAAGGCGCGCACCTGTCGAGTAGAACGAGCATCATGGACAGCCACAGAACGACGAGCTCGAACAGAGAGTCCTCAAGGTCGAGCAGGAACGAGAACACAGGAGAGTCGGCACCGGACGGGTCAGGAAGGCTGGACCCAGGAAAGGAGACGAGTAGAGAAGGACCGACGATGGGCATGGCGAGAAGTGACAGTAACCAGGGGGAGGGAAGCAGAAGCAACTCGAGAAGAGACTCGCTTAAGGACAGCTCAAGAAGGGAGACGAGCAGAGACTCGAGCAGGAGAGAGCAGGGCAACGTGAAGAGGGACCTGGCGCACGTTAACGCGAAGCTGGAGCGCCTGCAAAAActgaaggagaagctgagcagAAGAATAAACCAGAAGGCGCAGCAGATGTACGACAACATCCAGCACGAGTACAACGACCTGATCAATAAGATGAGCAAGGTGCAGAACGACAGGAACAAGATAGAAAAGACAATAGAGCAGCTGGACAGGAAGAAGCAGCAGAGCATTAACGAGATATTCACGAAGGTCAACGACCACTTCGCAAAAATATTCTCGCTCCTGCTCAACAATGCGACGTGCAAGCTGGTGCCCGCGGACAGCAAGGACATCAACTCGGGGATCCTGATGAAAATATGCTTCAACAACGTGTGGAAAAACTCGCTCTCGGAGCTGTCAGGGGGTCAGCGGTCGCTGCTGGCCCTGTCTCTGATCCTCGCGATGCTGAAGGTGAAGCCGGCGCCGGTCTACATCCTCGACGAGATCGACGCGGCGCTGGACCTGAGCCACACGCAGAACATCGGCAAGATGGTGAAGCAGCAGTTCCAGTACTCGCAGTTCATCATCATCAGCCTCAAGGAGGGCATGTTCAGCAACGCGAACACGCTCTTCAAGGTGAAGTTCCTGAACGGCCACTCGGTGATATCGCGCCACACGAGCTCGGCGGCGGCCGGAGGAGCCGCCAGCAACGCAGTCCTGACGAACGGGGCGACCAACACGCTCGAGACTGGGGGTGCAGACGGAGTTTCGGAGCACGACCGGAATGGTTTGAACGACGCGCGGGGTGTAAACCACGGAAGTAGCCAAAACGGCGAAGTGCACCACACGAGgaagaaaagtaaaaagaaataa